In Amia ocellicauda isolate fAmiCal2 chromosome 5, fAmiCal2.hap1, whole genome shotgun sequence, a genomic segment contains:
- the LOC136749175 gene encoding N-fatty-acyl-amino acid synthase/hydrolase PM20D1.2 yields MAGHRVRSALCKLLKAAGLGAALLLLALLAVALLRTLTLDVHAGLQLARWEKTDSIPAQVSAEERAQLLHNFREAIRIPTVSFSPTECNTTALQQFTHFLPRAFPTVFSSPLVKHEVVANYSHLFTVPGSDPELQPYMLLSHIDVVPAAEGDGWDAPPFSADEIDGFIYGRGTIDNKQGVMGILQALEYLLQRGYRPRRGFYIGLGHDEEVHGLQGAQNIVALLQSRGARLAFVLDEGMAVLDGVIGGLQGPAAIIAISEKGHASVKLSVTTAPGHSSMPLGQSSIGILSAAVTRLEQNLMPRMLGLGPERGTFEHLAHKFVFPLKFIMSNLWLFSPLLARVMELKPDGNAFVRTTTAVTMFHSGVKLNIIPPYAEAFVNLRIHSAHSLQGVLEDIHSTVGDERVKMELVHGFDPLPISSYSETAFGYQVIKKTILDTFPQVTVAPGVCVGNTDSRHYVSLTDQIYRFLPTWFRPGDPRRFHGVNERISVKNFEEHVLFFLRFIQNCDVRKLPEPHGTGHEL; encoded by the exons ATGGCCGGCCACCGTGTCCGCTCCGCACTGTGCAAGCTCCTGAAGGCGGCCGGGCTCGGCGcggcgctgctgctgctggcccTGCTGGCCGTGGCGCTGCTGAGGACGCTGACGCTGGACGTGCACGCCGGGCTGCAGCTCGCCCGCTGGGAGAAGACGGACAGCATCCCGGCGCAGGTCAGCGCGGAGGAGCGGGCGCAGCTGCTGCACAACTTCAGAG AGGCCATACGGATCCCCACGGTGTCCTTCTCGCCCACTGAGTGCAACACCACGGCGCTGCAGCAGTTCACCCACTTCCTGCCCAGAG cCTTCCCCACCGTGTTCTCCTCCCCGCTGGTCAAGCATGAGGTCGTCGCCAACTACAGCCACCTGTTCACGGTGCCCGGCTCCGACCCCGAGCTGCAGCCCTACATGCTGCTCTCTCACATTGACGTGGTGCCGGCCGCCGAGGGGGACGGCTGGGATGCGCCGCCCTTCTCTGCCGACGAGATCGACGGCTTCATCTACGGCCGCGGGACCATCGACAACAAGCAGGGCGTGATG GGAATCCTGCAGGCGCTGGAGTATCTCCTGCAGAGAGGATACAGACCCCGGCGGGGTTTCTACATCGGCCTGGGTCACGACGAGGAG GTACACGGCCTGCAGGGGGCGCAGAACATCGTGGCGCTGCTGCAGTCCCGCGGCGCGCGGCTGGCCTTCGTGCTGGACGAGGGCATGGCAGTGCTGGACGGGGTCATCGGCGGCCTACAGGGTCCGGCTGCCAT TATAGCGATCAGTGAGAAGGGCCATGCCAGCGTGAAGCTGAGCGTCACCACCGCCCCCGGACACTCCTCCATGCCCCTCGGCCAGAGCAGCATCGGCATCCTGTCTGCGGCCGTGACCAG GCTGGAACAGAACCTCATGCCCAGAATGCTGGGGCTCGGTCCGGAGCGGGGAACCTTCGAGCACCTGGCCCACAAG TTTGTATTCCCTCTGAAGTTCATCATGTCCAACCTGTGGCTGTTCTCCCCTCTCCTGGCCAG GGTCATGGAACTGAAGCCGGATGGCAATGCGTTTGTGCGGACGACCACTGCGGTCACCATGTTCCACTCCGGCGTTAAG CTTAACATCATCCCCCCCTATGCTGAGGCGTTCGTCAACCTGCGTATCCACTCGGCACACAGTCTGCAGGGG GTGCTGGAGGACATCCACAGCACAGTGGGGGATGAGCGTGTGAAGATGGAGCTGGTCCACGGTTTCGACCCCCTGCCCATCAGCTCCTACAGCGAGACGGCGTTCGGGTACCAGGTCATCAAGAAGACCATCCTGGACACGTTCCCCCAGGTCACTGTGGCTCCAG GTGTCTGTGTGGGGAACACGGACAGCCGCCACTACGTCTCCCTGACCGACCAGATCTACCGGTTCCTGCCCACCTGGTTCCGTCCAGGTGACCCCAGAAG GTTTCACGGTGTGAACGAGAGGATCTCGGTGAAGAACTTCGAGGAGCACGTGCTGTTTTTCCTGCGGTTCATCCAGAACTGTGACGTCCGCAAGCTGCCCGAGCCCCACGGCACGGGTCACGAGCTGTAG